The genomic interval CAGCAGTTCCGATGCCATTTCAGCAGGCGGACATTTCAATCCGGAAGGACAAAGCCATGGATCTCCCAACGACAAGATAAGGCATGCCGGTGATATGGGAAACCTCCAGGCAGATGATACCGGAAAGGCACACCTGGAATATATTGACCATGTCATTTCATTTAGTGGCAGAAATTCTATCATCGGCCGTTCGGTCATTATCCATATGAGCGAAGATGACCTTAAAAGCCAGCCCACCGGTAATGCGGGTTCCAGGGTAGCTTGCGGGGTGATTGGCATAAGTAAGTGATATGAAAGAGAAAAAGAGAATAAAAACGAAATTTTTCTGTTTGGGAATTCATGCATCAATCTGGCCTTTTATCAAAAAAACTGTATGTTTGTTTAAAATTAAATAAAATTTTATGTTTTCAGGAATCATTGAAGAAGCCGGGAAAGTAGTCGGTTTGGAAAAAGAAAAGGACAATCTGAACATCACACTGGAGTGTTCATTTGTAAATGAATTAAAGATAGATCAAAGCGTTTCACACAATGGAGTTTGCCTGACCGTTGTCAAAAAAACAGATAAAACTTATACTGTCACTGCCATACAGGAAACATTGATCAAATCAAACCTGGGACTTCTGCAGACAGGGGATCTGGTAAATCTGGAACGAAGCATGAAATCAGACGGCCGGTTGGAC from Bacteroidota bacterium carries:
- a CDS encoding superoxide dismutase family protein, which encodes MKILKKMLLTAFWSLIVVIVFNFPLNGQSKKYAGSQTTIQKAVCVLYPTENNQVSGIVTFTRVANGIKIVADVQGLTKGRHGFHIHECGDCSSSDAISAGGHFNPEGQSHGSPNDKIRHAGDMGNLQADDTGKAHLEYIDHVISFSGRNSIIGRSVIIHMSEDDLKSQPTGNAGSRVACGVIGISK